In the genome of Streptomyces sp. SAI-127, the window CCCTCCTCGATCTGGTAGTCGAGGGGGAGCCCCAGCCCGCGCATCGCGGCGACCATCCCCGTGTTGGAGGACTGGGTCACGGCGTACACACTCTCGCACCCGGCCTCGACAGCCAGCGCCACCAGCCGCTCCAGCAGCTCCGCGCCGATCCCACGCCGCTGCCACGCGTCCTCGACGAGCAGCGCCACCTCGGTCTCGTCGCCGTCCCACAGCAGATGCCCGAGCCCCACGATCCGCCCAGACGCCGTCTGCACGGCGAGGGTGCGGCCGAACCGCGGACTGAGCAGGTGGTTGAGATAGCGGTCGGCGTCACCGACGGGCCCGTGGTAGCGCATGGTCAACGTCCGCGGCGAGCACCGCTCGTGCATCGCCACCGCGGCTTCCAGGTCCCCGGTGTCGGCACGGCGCACGGTGATGTCGTGGCCTTCCGGCAGCGTCAGTACGTCCTGGCTGCGCGGCACCCGCGGACCCAGCCGGGCGTCCAGCTCGACCAGAGCCCGGGCCCGGGCGAACTCCGTCGGCGTGAACGGCAGATACGGCCGCTCCACGGTGATCACTCCGCCTTCCGGCGCCCGCAACCGCATCACGGTGTCCTCCAGAACTCCTTCCACGGGCACGCTCTCCGAGCCGCGACCGCCTCCCACCGCAACGGCCGGCAAGGACCGGATCGTGCACCGGCCCAGCAACTGCCGCAACGCCAGCGGCAGTTCCGCCGCGTCCAGCGCGGTCCGGGTGGCCAGGCCCAGCACCCGGGTCGGGGCGTCCACCAGATCGTGCGTGTCGGCCCGCTCGATCCAGGTGTCGGCGCCGCCGGCCAGTGCGACCGCCCGGGTGATCTCGGAGCCCTCCAGCGCACCGGGGGCACGCAGCAGGAACTCGTCGACCGTGCCTTCGGCCAGCGGGTGGGTCTGCAGGCTGAGGATGTCGACCCGGTGCGCGGCGAGAGCCGTGCAGAGGGCGGCCAGCGAGCCCGGTGCGTCCTTCACCGTGGTGCGCATCCGCCACAGCGTGCTCTCCGCGGCCACGGGGTCCGAGGTGCGCGACGGCTGCTCCGACGGCCCGGCCTGCTCCCCCAGGGGCAGCGGCCGGGTGCCGGTATCACCCGTCGGGGGCGCGTGACCGTGGCGGCGTGCCCACCATGTGTGGAATCCGGCCGTGGCGGCCAGGGTCACCGCCGAGATCACCAGCAGCGCGGAACCGTCGGGGCCGTGCCCGATCAGGTTCGCGACGGTGTCGGCCACCGCGACGGCCGTGAACAGGGCCGCGAGTTCGATCACGTCGCGCCGCCAGTGGTGCACGGGGCGACCGTGTTTTGCACGGGTCACGTCAGTCATGTCTCGAGTCATGCAGCCACTGTGGAGGAACGGTGTTGCGTGATCACGAACGCATTGTGACTGATCGGTAAAGCGTGGTTCTGCGCTTTTTGTACCTTTTTCAACTGTTCGGTCTTGAGCGACGTCGGCGGTTACTGGCCCACCTGGCCCGGCTGGAGCACCTGCGTGAACAGCACCGTGCCGTCCTGCTCGCGCAGACGTACCGTCAGCTCACCGCTGTGGCCGTCGATGTCGACCTCGCCGAAGAACTGGTAGCCGCCCGCGGGGGAGACGTTGGCGGCGGTCGGCGCCTTCACGAACACCCGCTCCGGGCCGAAGGTGCCGTCGAGCGCGCTGGCCGGGAAGGCTCCCGCGTTCAGCGGACCCGAGACGAACTCCCAGAACGGCTCGAAGTCGGTGAACGCGGCCCGCGACGGCTGGTAGTGCTGGGCCGAGGTGTGGTGGACGTCGGCGGTCAGCCACACCGTGCCGGTGATCCGCCGGTGCTTGATGTACCGCAGCAGCTCGGCGATCTGCAGCTCGCGTCCGAGCGGGGCACCCGGGTCGCCCTGCGCCACCGCCTCGATGTTCGCCTTGCCTTCCGTGGTGTCGGGCACGACCAGGCCGAGCGGCATGTCGGAGGCGATCACCTTCCACACCGCCCTCGAGCGCGACAGCTCCCGCTTGAGCCACTCCAGCTGCTCCCGGCCGAGGATGCCCTGCGGGTCCACAGTTTGGTCGTCGGGCGAGTTGGCGTTGCGATACGTCCGCATGTCCAGCACGAACACGTCGAGCAGCGGACCCTGGCGCAGCACCCGGTACACCCGGCCGTCCCGGGCCCCCGGCCGCAGCGTGGAGATCGGGAAGTACTCGCTGAACGCGCGCCGGGCCCGGCCCGCGAGGACGTCGACGCTCTTCTCGGTGTAGCGGGCGTCGGAGTCGAGGATCGTCTGGCCCGGGTACCAGTTGTTGCGCACCTCGTGGTCGTCCCACTGGATGACGGACGGCACCTGGGCGTTGAAGGCCCGGAGGTTGTGGTCGAGCAGGTTGTAGCGGAAGTTGCCGCGGAACTCGGCCAGGGTCTCGGCGACCTTGGACTTCTCCTCGGTGGTGATGTTCCGCCAGGTGCTGCCGTCGGGCAGGGCGGCGGTCGCCGAGATCGGGCCGTCGGCGTAGATGTTGTCGCCGCTGCACAGGAAGAAGTCCGGGTCGAGCTTGGCCATCGCCCGGTAGATCGTGTAGCCGCCGAAGTCCGGGTTGATGCCCCAGCCCTGCCCGGCAAGGTCGCCGGACCACAGGAACCGCAGCCCGTCACGGCGCTTGTGGGACACCGTGCGGAAGGTGCCGGCGACCGGCTCGCCGGTGCGGCGCGGGTCGTTGGGGTCGGCCAGCAGCACGCGGTAGTGGATCTGCTCGCCCGGCGGCAGGCCGCGCAGCCGGGTCGTACCGGTGAAGTCGGTGTCCGCGCCGAGCAGCGGGCCGTGCCATCTGCGGGGGTTGCGGAACGACTCGGTCGCCGACGTCTCCACGATCATCCGGGCCGGACGGTCGGAACGCACCCACACCAGGCCGGAGTCGGAGGTCACGTCTCCCGTCTGCACCCCCCAGCCCGCCCCGGGGCGCCCGGAGAGGGCGAAGGCCGGTGCGGCTCCGGACACCGCGGGCAGGGTGAGGGCGGCCGACGCGGCCAGGGAGCCGCGCAGAACGCTGCGGCGGCCGGGGAACGGACGGTGTGACATGGATGCGCCTCCAAGGACGGGATTCCGGCCGGTGTGCGATGCCAGAACTACTGGGACACCGCAGCGCACACGCAAACCCCAAGTGAACAACTGGCCGCGGGAACAAGGGAACCCGTGTGCGAAATGGCCCGGGTCAGTCGCGCGCGGCCTCGGCCATCAGGCGTACGCCGTCCCGGATCCGCGTCTCGGGCAGGTGCGCGTAGCCGAGGACCAGGCGCACACCCCGCTTCTCGTCGGGCTCGGCACGCGCGTGTGCGTAGTCCGTCAGCGGGCGGACGGTCACACCGGCCGCCGCCAGGCGCGCGAGGAACCTCTCCTGGGGGCCGTACCGGGGCGGCAGCGTGGCGATGACGTGCAGCCCGGCGGCGATGCCGGACACCTCCGTGCCGGGGAGGTGCTCGTCCAGCGCGGCGACCAGCGCGTCGCGCCGCTCCCGGTAGGCGCGCTGGCAGCGGCGCAGTTGGCGGTCGTAGTCGCCGCGCTCCACGAACCGGGCGAACAGCGCCTGGTCGATCGTGGGATGACCGAGGTCCATGGTCCGCTTCCGCTCGACCACCTCGTCGGCCATCGCTTCCGGCACCAGCAGCCAGCCCAGCCGCAGACCGGGAGCGAGGGACTTGCTGACCGATCCCGCGTAGGCCACACGATCCGGGTCGAGCCCCTGGAGCGCGCCGACGGGGGCCCGGTCGTAGCGGAAGTCGCCGTCGTAGTCGTCCTCCAGGACGAAGCCGTCGACCGAACGTGCCCAGTCGAGCAGTTCCGCACGGCGCCGCGCGGAGTAGGCGATGCCGGTGGGGAACTGGTGGGAGGGCGTCGTCACCAGGGCCCGCACGCCCGAGTCGTACAGGTGGCCGAGGGAGATTCCGTCCTCGTCCAGCGGTACGGGAACGGTGGCGACGCCCGCCGCCGCGTACAGGTCGTCGTGCTGCGGGCTCCCGGGATCCTCCACGCCGACCGTCGGCAACCCGCGCGCGTGGAGCGCGAATCCGAGCAGCGTCGTCGCCTGCGCCACGCCGGAGACGACCACGAGCCGCTCCGGATCCGCGACCACGCCCCGGCGGCGGGCCAGCAGCTCGGCCAGGGCGGCGCGCAGCCGGGGCAGCCCGCGCGGGTCGGGATAACCGAGGTCCTGGTGCGGCAGTTCCGCCAGCACACCGCGGTGTGCCGTGGCCCAGGCGGTGCGGGGGAACAACGACAGGTCGGGCGTCCCGGCCACGAAGTCGGCGCGGCTGCCCGGAGTGCGCGGGGCCAGGTCACGCGCGCGTGGGTGGGCGGCCCGCACGGCACCGCCGACCCAGGTGCCCGCACCCCGGCCGCTGCGCAGATAGCCCTCCGCCGTCAGCTGCTCGTACGCCTCGGTGACCAGCCCACGGGACACCCCGAGGTCGGCCGCCAGATCCCGGCTCGACGGCAGCCGCGTCCCCGGCACGAGCCGTCCGGACCGCACCGCCTCCCGCAGTGCCGCCTGCAGGGAACGGCCACGCGTGCGTGCCGGCGCGGAGACGGCGGGCAGGAGCAGCTCCCAGGCGGGCGACCCGGCGGATTCCGATACGGTCGGCCGTCCCTGCGGATTGGTCCGCGATGACGTCATGGGAATGGACCTTAAACCGGACCGCCGCCCTTCCTAGCGTCACTCCCATGAACACCACCACGCGCGGTTCCCTGCTCGCCGCGTTCGCCTGCGTCCTCGTCGGAGCGTCCTTCACCGCCAACAGCCTGCTCGGCGACTACCCGTACGCGGGCGGCCAGTTCCTGCGCTACGGTCTTGCCGCGCTGTTGCTCGTTCCGCCGGCCGCGAGGGGCGCCGCGTCACGGTTGCGGGCACTCGGGCCCCGTCAATGGGCTCGGCTCGCGCTTCTCGCCGCCGTGGGCATGGTCGGCTTCAACCTCGCCGTGATCGCCGCCGAACGCACCGCGGAACCGGCCGTCCCGGGCGTCTTCGTGGGCTGCGCGCCCGTGCTGGTGGCCGTTCTCGTGCCGCTGCTCGACGGACGCCGACCCCGGCGCCGCGTCCTGCGGGGCGCGTCGCTCGTCGCCCTGGGCGCCTTCGCCGTGCAGGGCTGGGGCCGTACGGACGGCGCGGGCATCGCCTTCTCCGTGTGCGCGCTGGCCGGTGAGGTCGGCTTCGCGGTGCTCGCCGTACCCGTGCTGCGGCCCCTGGGGCCACGGCTGTTGTCCGCCTCCGTCTGCGCGGTCGCCGCCGTCGAGGCCGCGGTGGCCGGACTGCTCCTGGACGGCACCGCGTGGCTGCGCCGCCCCGACACCGCCGAGGCCGCCGCGCTGCTGTGGCAGGCGGCGGTCGTCACCGTCGTCGGGTTCGTGTGCTGGTACATGGGCATGCAGCGGATCGGCGCGGAGCGCGCCACGCTGTTCTCCGGGCTCATCCCGGTCGCGGCCGCCTTCACCGCGCCCCTTGTCGGAACGGGCTCCTACGGCGCCGCCCAGGCCGTCGGCAGCGCTCTGGTAGGCACCGGAGTCGCCCTCGGATCAGGCGCGTTGAGCCGACGGCGGACGGACTCAGCGGCTGCCGTCGAGGATGACGCGCGCGACCAGAGCGGGGTCGTCGTTCATCGGGCAGTGGCCGCAGCCGGGCAGCCGCACGAGACGGGCCCGGGGAATGATCTGCTTGGCCCGCACCCCCTGCCGGCGCACGAGCAGCATGTCCCTGGTGCCCCAGGCCACCGTGACCGGAAGCCCCGGGACGTCGTCGCCGAACTGGACGGCGGTACCGGCCCGCAGGGTCGCGTCGAACCCCGTGGCCCGCGCCAGGGCGAGCGTCTCGGCGACCACGGCCTCGGGTGAACGCAGGCCCGGGCGCGCATAGATGGTGCTCGTGAGCACCGTGCGGCCGGCCGCGCTGCGCGACAGCTGCTCGACCATCGGCAGCGGCAGCCGCCGCGAGATGTGCCGCATCGCGAGCAGCACCCCGAACGCGTAGCGCCGTTCGGCCCGCGACCAGAACCCGGCGGGGGACAGCGCGGTGACGGACCGTACGAGCTGCTCGCGGCCCAGTTCCAGGGCCAGCAGACCGCCGAGGGAGTTGCCCGCCACGTGCGGGCGGTCCAGCTCCAGGGCCTCGCAGAACGCCCCGAACACGGATGTCGTGGTGGTCAGGTCGTACGACAGCCCCTCGGGCAGCCCCGGCGACGCGCCGAACCCCGGCAGGTCCACGGCGATCACGTCGCGCTCGGTCGCCAGGATGTCCACCACCGGGTCCCAGGCCTGCCGGTGGTGACCTATGCCGTGCAGCAGGAGCAGCGGCTCACCGCGGCCCACGCGCGCGTAGGAGACGGTCACGGGCTGCGGCCCGGCGGCGGAGGGGACTTTGAAGGAGACGGTGGTGGACATGAGGGCTCCTTGACGGCGGCTCACGGGCTGAGGCGGGCACACGGCGGACGCGCTGTAGACAGCTTGTCAGCAATTGCTACTGGCGGGTAGACCCTCGGATCCCTCGGGGCCCGCCGCTCGCCGATATCGCCTGGACACGAACCGGTGTCTGGGTTGGGATGAACCCGTGGCCACTGACACCGAGACCGATGTCTTCGAAGAACACCGTCCCGTCCTCATGGGCGTCGCCTACCGCATGCTCGGACGCGTCACCGACGCCGAGGACGTGGTGCAGGAAGCCTGGCTGCGCTGGTCGGCGGCCGACCGGAGCGAGGTGCGCGAACCGCGCGCCTACCTGGTCCGCGTCACCACGCGCCTGGCGATCGACCGGCTGCGCCAGGTCAAGGCGCGCGGCGAGACGTATGTGGGCCCCTGGCTGCCCGAGCCGTACGAGACCGACTTCGGGGACACCGTGCCCGACACCGCCGAGCAGGCCGTCCTCGCCGACTCGGTCTCCCTCGCGGTCCTGGTCGTCATGGAGTCGCTGTCACCGCTGGAGCGGGCGGTGTTCGTCCTCAGGGAGGCCTTCGGCTACCCGTACGCCGACATCGCCGCCATGCTCGACCGCGGCGAACCCGCCGTACGGCAGCTCGCGGGGCGGGCCCGCAGGCACGTCGAGGAACGGCGGCCGCGCTACGAGGTCGACCCGGCCCGGCGCCGCGATCTGACGGAGCGTTTCCTCGCCGCCGCGGGCGGGGGCGACCTGGACGGGCTGATGTCGCTGCTCGCCCCGGACGTCCGGCTCGTCGGGGACAGCGGAGGCAAGACCAAGGCGCCGCTGCGGGTCCTGGAGTCGGCCGATCACGTGGGCCGCTTCCTCGTCGGCATCGCCGAACGGGGCGTCACGGACATCACATGGCGCTTCCTGGAGCTCAACGGCGGACCGGCGGTGCTCGTCCTGTCGGCCGGAAAGCCCGACTCCGTCTTCCAGCTGGACATCCTGGACGGCCGCATCCAGTCCGTCTACATCATCCGCAACCCCGACAAGCTGCGCGCCCTGTCTGCTGCCTGAGGGATCGAGGATTGGTCTTGACCAAGGGTGGGGGCCGCCCTATGGTCGCAGAGAAGTGCAACAACCTTTAATAAACAAGGGCGCTAAAACGCCGCGGGACCACGGCGATTGCGGAGGACAGGGTGGGGACCACCACGCAGCTCGAAACGGTGCCGGAACCGAAGTACTGGCATCTCAAGACCGTGCTCAGTGAGGCACTGGACTCCGAATTCTCCGTGGGCGAGATCCTGCCGAACGAGCGCGATCTCGCCGCCCGTTTCGGCGTCGCCCGCGCCACGCTCCGCCAGGCTCTGGAGCAGCTGGAACTGGAAGGCAGGCTGCAGCGCCGCCGCGGTGTCGGTACGACCGTCGCACCGCCGCGCGTGGGCGTGGCCGTCGGCACCGAGCAGCACGCCTGGCCGGGTGCGGCCGGAGACGACTGGCAGACCGTCGACTGCGCCGCCGCGGTGCCGCCCGCGGCCGTCGCGGACGCCCTCGGGACCGACCGCGAGCAGCCGGTGCACACCGTGCGCCGCTCCCGTATGACCCACGGTCAGCCCGTCGCCGCCGAGCTGCTGTACATCCCCGAGGCGTCGGTGCCGGAGCTCTCCGCCATAGACACGCCGTCCGGGGCGGCACGCGCGCGTGCCGTGCTGCGCGAACTGCAGCGTCTGGAGCTGGAGAGCCGGGAGAACGCCGTCGAACTCGGCTCGGCCCGCGCGGACGACGCGAAGGAGCTGGACCGCCTGCCCGGAGCCCCGGTCCTCGTCGTCACCACCCGCTACCTGGCGGGGGGCCGCACCGCGGCCGTCTCGGTGGCCACCTACCGTGCGGACACCTGCCGGCTGACCTTCGGGGACTCCGGCGCGGTGGAGATCCACGAGGGCCCGGAACGCCGGGCCTCCTGAGCACTGCGGCGGTGCCCCGGACCTCGGTCCTGGGCACCGCCGCTTGTCGTCGGCCCGCCGTACGGGACCGGACGGCTCACCGCCGCGCCGTGACCGTGCCCTCCACCGCGAACAGCTGCTCCTCCACGTGGTCGAGAGCCAGTCGCAGCGCGCCCGTCGCCACGGCCGCCTCGCCCAGGAGCGACAGGGTGACCTTCGGCGGCCGCAGACAGTAGCGGTCCAACTCGCGCCGCAGCGGCTCCAGTACGCCGTCCAGGCCGGCCGCCCAGCCGCCGACCACGACGAGTTCCGGGTCGAGGGCCAGGACGAGCGCCGCCACGTCGTGGACGAGCCGCTGGATGAACCGGTCCACGGCCGCCCGGGCCCGCTGGTCGCCCTCACGGGCCTGTGCGAACACCGCGGCGACCGCCTGCTCGTCGAGCGGGTGCAAGGGCTCGTCCGTGGTCGACAGCAGCGTCTCGGGGGTGACCTCGCGGCCCAGCAGATGCAACGCGCCGATCTCCCCGGCCGCCCCGCCGTACCCACGGTGCAACCGCCCGCCGATCAGCGAACCGGCCCCCGGGCTCAGCCCGGCCAGCACGAACACCACGTCGTCGGACTCGGTGGCGGAGCCCTTCCAGTGCTCGGCGACCGCGGCCGCGTTGGCGTCGTTCTCCACCAGTACCGGGCACTTGAAGGAACGGCTCAGCCGCTCGCCGAGCTGCAGCCCCGTCCACTCGGGCAGCGCCGCGCACAGCCGTATGGTCCCGTCCGCCTCCACGATCCCCGGCGAGGCGACCCCCACGGCCCACAGCGAGTCGCGCGCGACCCCGGCCCGGCGCAGCAGTTCGGCGACAGCGGTGCGCAGCCGTTCCAGACGTTCGTCGGCGGACGCCGCCTCGTCGACGTCCTTGGCCACGGCGCCGAGCACCCGGCCGTCCAGGTCGGACAGGAGCGCGGCGACCCGGTGGGGCCCGATGTCCAGGCCCAGCAGGTGTCCGGCCTCGGCCCGGAACCGGAACCGCCGCGCGGGCCGCCCCTGCCGACGGGCGACGCTCTCGTCCGCCGCCTTCTCGACCACCAGGCCGCTCTCGATGAGCCCCTCGACGACCCCCTCGACCGTCGGCCGGGACAGGCCCGTCACCCGGGTGATCTCGGTCAGCGTCGCGCAGTCCGTGGCGCGCAGCGCGTGCAGCACCACCGCGGAATTGATTCTTCGCAGGAGCGAGGGATCCCCACCGGTCAGTCGCCCCAACGTCCGTCCTCCCAGCTCGCGCGCGTGTGGGGCGGATGGTACAGGTCGCTCCGCCACCCTGCCGCCCTGCCGGCCGATTCACCTTTCACCCCGGCGCCACGAACCCCGACTCGTACGCCGCGATCACCGCCTGCGTTCGGTCCCGCGCCCCCAGCTTCGCCAGGACGGCGCTGACGTGCGACTTCACGGTCTCCGTGCCGACGATCAACCGCGCGGCGATCTCCGCGTTGGACAGACCGCGCGCCATCAGCCGCAGCACCTCGGCCTCCCGCTCGGTCAGCTGGGCCCGCTCCATCGCGGCCCGCGCAGCACGGTTGCCGCCCTCCTCGCCGTACTGGGCGGCCAGCTGCCGTACCGAGGCCG includes:
- a CDS encoding GNAT family N-acetyltransferase; amino-acid sequence: MHHWRRDVIELAALFTAVAVADTVANLIGHGPDGSALLVISAVTLAATAGFHTWWARRHGHAPPTGDTGTRPLPLGEQAGPSEQPSRTSDPVAAESTLWRMRTTVKDAPGSLAALCTALAAHRVDILSLQTHPLAEGTVDEFLLRAPGALEGSEITRAVALAGGADTWIERADTHDLVDAPTRVLGLATRTALDAAELPLALRQLLGRCTIRSLPAVAVGGGRGSESVPVEGVLEDTVMRLRAPEGGVITVERPYLPFTPTEFARARALVELDARLGPRVPRSQDVLTLPEGHDITVRRADTGDLEAAVAMHERCSPRTLTMRYHGPVGDADRYLNHLLSPRFGRTLAVQTASGRIVGLGHLLWDGDETEVALLVEDAWQRRGIGAELLERLVALAVEAGCESVYAVTQSSNTGMVAAMRGLGLPLDYQIEEGTLVITARIAPQGEPEPAMGAAEPQVNTGPRP
- a CDS encoding alkaline phosphatase D family protein; this encodes MSHRPFPGRRSVLRGSLAASAALTLPAVSGAAPAFALSGRPGAGWGVQTGDVTSDSGLVWVRSDRPARMIVETSATESFRNPRRWHGPLLGADTDFTGTTRLRGLPPGEQIHYRVLLADPNDPRRTGEPVAGTFRTVSHKRRDGLRFLWSGDLAGQGWGINPDFGGYTIYRAMAKLDPDFFLCSGDNIYADGPISATAALPDGSTWRNITTEEKSKVAETLAEFRGNFRYNLLDHNLRAFNAQVPSVIQWDDHEVRNNWYPGQTILDSDARYTEKSVDVLAGRARRAFSEYFPISTLRPGARDGRVYRVLRQGPLLDVFVLDMRTYRNANSPDDQTVDPQGILGREQLEWLKRELSRSRAVWKVIASDMPLGLVVPDTTEGKANIEAVAQGDPGAPLGRELQIAELLRYIKHRRITGTVWLTADVHHTSAQHYQPSRAAFTDFEPFWEFVSGPLNAGAFPASALDGTFGPERVFVKAPTAANVSPAGGYQFFGEVDIDGHSGELTVRLREQDGTVLFTQVLQPGQVGQ
- a CDS encoding PLP-dependent aminotransferase family protein, whose protein sequence is MTSSRTNPQGRPTVSESAGSPAWELLLPAVSAPARTRGRSLQAALREAVRSGRLVPGTRLPSSRDLAADLGVSRGLVTEAYEQLTAEGYLRSGRGAGTWVGGAVRAAHPRARDLAPRTPGSRADFVAGTPDLSLFPRTAWATAHRGVLAELPHQDLGYPDPRGLPRLRAALAELLARRRGVVADPERLVVVSGVAQATTLLGFALHARGLPTVGVEDPGSPQHDDLYAAAGVATVPVPLDEDGISLGHLYDSGVRALVTTPSHQFPTGIAYSARRRAELLDWARSVDGFVLEDDYDGDFRYDRAPVGALQGLDPDRVAYAGSVSKSLAPGLRLGWLLVPEAMADEVVERKRTMDLGHPTIDQALFARFVERGDYDRQLRRCQRAYRERRDALVAALDEHLPGTEVSGIAAGLHVIATLPPRYGPQERFLARLAAAGVTVRPLTDYAHARAEPDEKRGVRLVLGYAHLPETRIRDGVRLMAEAARD
- a CDS encoding alpha/beta fold hydrolase, whose product is MSTTVSFKVPSAAGPQPVTVSYARVGRGEPLLLLHGIGHHRQAWDPVVDILATERDVIAVDLPGFGASPGLPEGLSYDLTTTTSVFGAFCEALELDRPHVAGNSLGGLLALELGREQLVRSVTALSPAGFWSRAERRYAFGVLLAMRHISRRLPLPMVEQLSRSAAGRTVLTSTIYARPGLRSPEAVVAETLALARATGFDATLRAGTAVQFGDDVPGLPVTVAWGTRDMLLVRRQGVRAKQIIPRARLVRLPGCGHCPMNDDPALVARVILDGSR
- a CDS encoding RNA polymerase sigma-70 factor translates to MATDTETDVFEEHRPVLMGVAYRMLGRVTDAEDVVQEAWLRWSAADRSEVREPRAYLVRVTTRLAIDRLRQVKARGETYVGPWLPEPYETDFGDTVPDTAEQAVLADSVSLAVLVVMESLSPLERAVFVLREAFGYPYADIAAMLDRGEPAVRQLAGRARRHVEERRPRYEVDPARRRDLTERFLAAAGGGDLDGLMSLLAPDVRLVGDSGGKTKAPLRVLESADHVGRFLVGIAERGVTDITWRFLELNGGPAVLVLSAGKPDSVFQLDILDGRIQSVYIIRNPDKLRALSAA
- a CDS encoding GntR family transcriptional regulator, with translation MGTTTQLETVPEPKYWHLKTVLSEALDSEFSVGEILPNERDLAARFGVARATLRQALEQLELEGRLQRRRGVGTTVAPPRVGVAVGTEQHAWPGAAGDDWQTVDCAAAVPPAAVADALGTDREQPVHTVRRSRMTHGQPVAAELLYIPEASVPELSAIDTPSGAARARAVLRELQRLELESRENAVELGSARADDAKELDRLPGAPVLVVTTRYLAGGRTAAVSVATYRADTCRLTFGDSGAVEIHEGPERRAS
- a CDS encoding ROK family transcriptional regulator, whose amino-acid sequence is MGRLTGGDPSLLRRINSAVVLHALRATDCATLTEITRVTGLSRPTVEGVVEGLIESGLVVEKAADESVARRQGRPARRFRFRAEAGHLLGLDIGPHRVAALLSDLDGRVLGAVAKDVDEAASADERLERLRTAVAELLRRAGVARDSLWAVGVASPGIVEADGTIRLCAALPEWTGLQLGERLSRSFKCPVLVENDANAAAVAEHWKGSATESDDVVFVLAGLSPGAGSLIGGRLHRGYGGAAGEIGALHLLGREVTPETLLSTTDEPLHPLDEQAVAAVFAQAREGDQRARAAVDRFIQRLVHDVAALVLALDPELVVVGGWAAGLDGVLEPLRRELDRYCLRPPKVTLSLLGEAAVATGALRLALDHVEEQLFAVEGTVTARR